DNA from Dehalobacter sp. 12DCB1:
TGTTTTTAGCAAATAGAATCTGATTTTTTCTTTTAATTCTGTTTTGCACTTCGTTAAGCCAATTCATGTTTTTTCTCCTTTAACAGATCTTATTCTACAAATAGCTTACCAAAATAAATAGCTACAAAGTAATCTCCATAATCCGCGCATGGAGGCGCGGCGTTTTGTGGCATTGCATATAACGGCTGGGCATTACCGCAGCGTCATGCTTCATTCATATTGGCAAAGTTGCGATAATGCCTTGTTATCTGATGCCTGGCGCTTGCATATATCTATCACAATTATGATATAATATCAATATATATAATGATATAGGAGGATAGAATTATGCCTACAATAAAACCTATTTCTGACCTTAGAAATAATTTTAATCAAATATCTGAAATCTGTCATAAAGATGGTGAACCTGTTTTTATTACGAAGAACGGTCAAGGTGACCTTGTTGTTATGAGCATGGCATTATACGAAAAACAACAGGCGCTCTTAGAACTCTATCAAAAATTGGGAGAAGCTGAAGCTCAAAGCAATTCCGGAATGAATCGAATCTCGCATAATGATT
Protein-coding regions in this window:
- a CDS encoding type II toxin-antitoxin system prevent-host-death family antitoxin; the protein is MPTIKPISDLRNNFNQISEICHKDGEPVFITKNGQGDLVVMSMALYEKQQALLELYQKLGEAEAQSNSGMNRISHNDLMKNLREKLND